The Erigeron canadensis isolate Cc75 chromosome 1, C_canadensis_v1, whole genome shotgun sequence genome segment tgGTTGTTACAGAACTATAGAAGTTATAAAatggcgtctcggggtaccgatcttaataatggaactagtttatacaagagagtcaaataagttgttaacttgacgggtacggggttgaagattaatttgagtctcggtcatttaatcaactaattgaatttgaacttcatcaaatgtgcaatcttaacatggtcaagcaaaatcaagatgggtaacctttaaattcttgttttaaacaacaaactcttcattcgattaatcctgagggattactgacttttctcactaactacttgcaacgtggcaattcggacgcaaaacccaatttttacttgaatcacttaattGTTACAATTACTTATaaaagtccttgcgaacgatctcggcttaccagtttttactatactgcatgcgatcaggtacactgcctgtgagtgtgtagtagtcagtctttcggtaaatcatgtttataaattttaaagctagatttcgcacatcaagaAGCTTCCGTCTTCGATCAGGTAGAATCTTCTCTGGGCTCTGCTTTTGAGATGATTTTTTTCTCTTCAGTTTTTAGTTTTCGACTTCAGATGAATGCTTTCAGTTTATGCTGATCTGAACTAAAGTTAAGCTTCAGTGAAATATTCTGAAATGGTTCAGAATCCTGTACAAGTATTTTTCACTAATCTTCAACTATATTCTggacaaattatacttggtcgattttcgacccaACAGATAGCTTGCATTACAGTTCTAATTAAGATTTTAAGTGGTATTTTATCCATTCGGTGATGGTACTTATGCAAAATAGAAACCAAGCTACACTTTTTTCGGAATAAAAAGTAGTAGAGAACATTTTCAATTGAGTTCGTTCTTTATATTTTCCATAACTGCCATCTCGTTGTAAGAAATTTAGTTTCTTGTGACTTTCATGGCAGATTAGTCCAACTTATATGATGTAATATTTTTTCCCTTTGGTACCTTGTcagaaattatttataaaattatgttgttaaaaaaaatatccaattttaggtatattaatatagtaaataatagatttagaaaaattaatagtatatttatatcaaattctAATTAATGTAAAGTTAAAAACAGGCTACAAATTCAACTTTTGtcaaaataaaatgtttattaacttaatcataaaaaaatgttttgttaaacgaagcccaaaagttttattttgatgcattaaatatttgtacacttattataaaatttaagggtgaacttttaatatgaaaagataaattaattttatacacATTATGTGAAACCTTAATATCTAAAATTAAagggtggacttttaatatgagaGGAGTTTCATTTAGCATTAATcttaaaaaaatgatgtaatatAATATCCATAATATCTAAAAAGCAaacaaattatctttttttttttctaaatattaaaataaaaaaacgatAATGTTAATGTCATAGAAATTAACTTTGTTTtttccttcatatttttgtaCAACTTTTTAACTCATGAATATTTTACATTAtactaattaaaatatgaattttgtTAGTGAAATTCTTTAAAACTGTTACAAAGAAGTAACTATGCACatataaaagattaaattttATTGCTAAAAATTTCAAGATtcggtattatatatatatacgagcataatGCCTGCGCGTTGCGACGGCTAGAaggtgatgacaatataaaagggagacggtggtggagatcgagggaggcggtggagaaggagggcgaCAGCGGAAGGTGATAGAggtcgatgagagtgtgtaatgattagaaagaatGAGGTAAAAGagggtatataagggttttatgtttaactAGTGgtattttggaaagaaaaaaaagtgttgaattttaagaaatccaatactctttattgggagtatatatatatatatatataaggatgtccagcacctaagcttaggtgtggaatccCTCACATAcaagttttttaatatttttttattaaggattaaatgtttgggcccccatgatatttatggattaaaaaaaatatatgttagtgtcccatacctaagcttaggtacctaacagtcttatattcccatcccccatatataatttgtttatgtATATGATGAGATGGGTATCCTCACAATGCGACAACGATGACGACAATGGGTGGTAATGGTGGCGGTAGTGGTaatgatgtggttattaatataaaagtaattgatgtaaatgttagTGTAATTACTTTATGATTAAGGAATGTATCTttagtaaataattttattaagaatattatagtgATATTAGGTGGaaacatttaaattaatgaataaaagagccAGATAGTTATATGGTTGGAAAAATGTTTTAGGgttatattgggtagatttagtctTTAAGTTGACAATGTGTAAAAAATtgaagggtattttaggtattttaaatatagaaagttgaaaagaaattaggagtaatttgttttataataaactagagtggtgtccgcgcgttgcagcgacGACGGTATATAACGGTTTATAGCGTTCAGTTTACTTTCATGATATGCGTCAATGCAGGATCCAaccgtatatatcattctaaaaataagttgcggattaggtgcaaaaaataatgaagtgcaaacactaaccatgaaaaacaaccacttacaattgtagAGGAGGAGaccaagacaattaaaaaaaataaatagtcaaagattaaaatttaatacaaatatacaaaggacataattggttcgtaatttcgtgagttataaatttttttcttatccgtagcaataccttcaacaataattttaaagttaatggggattttataacaataggggttttaggtaattgtagggtttttttattaagggtaatctCGGAATTTCAGGGATAAGGTGTGTGGAGGTAGTATAAATGTAGAGGTATATTAGataatttaaaggtagagagttgaatggGGAtgaggtagtttgtttatataggtagtatagattatagattataaatatagataattaactaattatcgttatcaaaattttaaaaaaattatcttttattatactaaagcacatgATGTGCAAAAttgagctttaaatttataaactaaaactacccaaaaactcactactacgcactcacgggcagtggactcgatcgtttgtaatatagttaagaggtaagtctgagttcgttctcagggactgtgaaatgattaattgcttgtaaaatagtttggaaaacgggtgttgcttcaaaATTCCTTTTGACGattaaataaattggtttgcaaaatgattgcataaatttaaaagaacagttcagacagtataattaaaagtcatccaccttgactttccttgacttcaaatgtgattgcgtttgatgaagaacaaattctctagagtttaaaagataatcgtgacaagattaagctactcacgtggtaccaccaaccgtgaacaaattatcgaatcacctaactactagtcgaattacccaagccggtaccaccaaaaccaagacaatccttctaacaatcagttttattgactatcaaattatcaattaaacctatgtgacaataacgtggtaccactaaccgatatcaatcacgttgacaaaattaatcttttcttaaaatgatattcactatcataccatgaactagtgataattacttatagacaagtaaccgttttaaaatcacatacacattcaactggtaccaccaacgaagaatcatatgcaaccaatatcgaaattaattaatgaaaagaattaatatcatcaagatcatagaacaacgataatttaataaacccttttgaattaaaaatgttgcaatcacattatccgtctagtttcatcaaggtggatgattaaacaattagccactcatgatcaattcacaataatgaataaaatagaagagaaacatgatgtaccaattgttgaagaaaataaaatgcaagacaataatgtagatacgatctagatgggtgcccgtaatatcttcgatgagtccgcctaagtatttcacttgattggagaaggaagaatcctgatagagcagctcctagaaagagtttggatACCTAATTTTTGACTTAgagttttctatttatacccctTCAAAATCTGTGGatcaggactgcggcgcagtgggctagtgcatccccactgcggcgcaatcaAGAGCTTGTACAAGACCAATTTATTTCGGTCTcgattacttgctaagctctgcCGTCTCGTCCATTCAAATCATCTCTCATCAACATAACGTacttcctggccaataatcatccgaaaatgtaccaaatgaacgcgtatcctgtttagagcctgaaaacactaacaaataccataaacgcgccaaatgcatacaaaaacgacttaaaacatatagtaaaatggccaataatgatgtgggtaatgggtataaattagtcacatcagcacagttgctctaataacttatcgaccagtCACAGCTTTcgattttttaatgttgacttttgttttcaattttgactttaatttacatttttttttatttccatcataaatttatattttttacccaataattttaatataataaataaaaaataatagctaatatatatccgattgAATAATAGCTAATGTTTATCCAATAGGATAATAACTAATACatatctaataatatgttttatcatataattataaaattaattaattaagattaaataaaattttaccactttgatggacatattatagtttgtaatattcaaatatcgctaaACATGTCACATTAAACAATTTCGATGAACATATCTTTTAGAAATATTTCAATAGAAACTTAAAGTTTTGATATATAGATCAAGTTTTTATTAcccaaaaagtataatatattaACATCCAACATTAATAACGTTGTAAACCCCGTGTATTAAACACGAggctaaaatctagtataaccAACGTATTACGGAGTAcctttttcttataattttgttgtataagAAATATTTTTGGGAAATTTATTAATTGCTGTATATATAGAATCTAACACACAATAACTTGTATATAAATAGAACCCATTATTCATAGAACATGTtgtaatcataatcataaatatctatatattgatgttacatatcatttcatttttgATTGTTTGTTTTTGGATCTGCGATGTCCACTTCGTACATGGATCGTTTCAAATACTATTAATTGGACTTGTATCGATCTTTTTTAAACTTTACTATcagtatttttaatatatattaaaacaaaaccgttaatttaaaattaaaaagatatgagttattgattaagttttaacttttattttttaatattagatTCTCTTGATAACATCATCATTGACCAAACAATTAGTCATTAACATTTTTAGTCCTCATACTTTACTTTTATACAAATATGTCATTTAATAACATTATTAACGTTTTTCTTTAACAATgaatatgatattataattatggtttaaaagtttgtaaatatttatttaaatgttaataattttcagatattaaaaaaattttaatgcaAAAAAATGTACAAATTCCGCGTGTTACGTGGGTAATAAGCTAGTTTttatagaagaaaaaaattacatCTAAATATACGTTCAAATTCTTATATGAAGGTTGCAAGTATAAGTATAATAacctatattatattataaaaaataacattttatttttaaaatgttgaaaaaatatgtcatattttcacttagcatcctttaagatatttttattaacacTATCtcattaacattaataattagaTTACACTATTAgctctttatcttttaaaatatctctattaaccctttaattacaTCAACTATCGACACCACTCGATGTCTCGTTAACCACCACAACCGCCTCCACCAGCACATCATCACTCCATGACCACCGCCAAATTACACGAGTAACATGCTAGTATACAGTCAAAATTTTTACTGATGGGTGTTTGACTAGTGATAGTTCATCATTTATTTCCAACGTACTTCTAAGTATTAATGGGTGGGTTGATGTTTTTAGTTTAAACTATGTGACTTGAATCTTGTTATTAAGATTAACTTTAATCTAtctaattaataataacatatgTTACAATGACGTACTTTTTAACTAATTGGTTGAAAGCAAAACGtctattagttaattaaaatctTTTCCTTGAAAGGCTTTTTCCgatgttatttttgttattcTACACGCATGGGGCCGGGTGTATTTTAAGAGCAAATTACAtcattttatttcataattaactatataataaaaaaatctctCTATAGACATTATACACCCGCAACCTACATGCTTgacttatatataaatttagctATAGCTATACGTTTATACACACAATTACAcatatgattttgtttttatgCATAGATAATACATTATATATCCCCATAGATTCCTTTGtcaatttatgtttatattcatCATATAACATGCCTATGGTATTTTCATCGGAAAAAGGTTTTTTGCTATAGATAGATAACACAATATAACAACCCATAGTCACGAAGTTCCATACTTCCACATAGGCATATTCATATAGCATATCTTGATATGtataaattgaaaacaaaatcaagtccaacaagtaaataaaagtaaatcTATATATAGTCCAACAAGTAAATCGAagagtttttattattattattatttttaaacagTCAAAGTCACAATCTATTAATTGTACATCAAATAAATTTATTGaacatcaaaaaaattaaaagtaattatatatCTTGTACGCTTTAGGATTATATTCACATTAACTAAAATTTTTCTTAAAGCAAGAACAAAGGGACAAGTAATTTGAAGTTGGAATTAATACATTTCTAATGAGACTTTACCAATTACCAGTACAAAAAGCCAGTTTTAGTATTATACATAAGAgagataaattaattaaatatatatagaaacataGCAACCCAATTAACATCTAAAACGAACTTAGTAGgacaaagatattttaaaagtatgATTTAATAATGTCGGCCTTCTTGTTATCTATCAAGTATTACCATTTCAACCCAATTAAGCCCCGAGCCCCTACCAACAGCCCCAAATACCATACATTTTCCCTTTCTAAATTAAGGGCACTAACTTGACACATCtcatcctttaaaaaaaagcaaaaaacaaacaaacacttgACACATCTCATGCAATATATATACTCACGTATAACCTCATCTTTCTGATATATCCACCTAGCCAAATTACACATGATGAGTTGCCCAAGCACTTGGCCAGAACCCATTGTACGAGTCCAACTATTGTCGGAAGCCGGGTACCCGGTGATCCCAAATAGATATGTTAAGCCAATATCCGAACGACCATCTTTTGACACAAAGTCAAACAACTTAAACATTCCTATAATTGATCTTTTCGGATTGATAAATGGTGATAGAGCAAGCCAAAAGGTCATAATGGACCAAATCTCCTTGGCGTGTCGTGAGTGGGGTTTCTTTCAAGTAGTGAATCATGGAATCGACCCTGAACTAGTCGACGGGGCTCGAGAAGTTTGGAGGAAGTTTTTTCATCAACCTATGGATGTGAAGCAAAAATATGCAAACTCACCAAAGACTTATGAAGGGTATGGGAGTCGTTTAGGGCTCCAAAAGGGTGCGATCCTTGATTGGAGTGATTATTATTTCCTTCACTATCTTCCTTCAAATCTTAAGGATCATAACAAGTGGCCTTCACAACCAAGTTACATAAGGTTTTATtctcctttttcatttttttttataaaactttatatcaCGTGTCTGATctgattaaatatattatattggtATAATACAGAAAAGACAAACACGTGatttgcattttttttctttttatcacgTGACTGATCtgattaaatttattaaagtGAACAACTTGACAAATTGGAAGATTTGTACAGAGAAGATTAACATGACACATGCAGAATATAACGAGAAATAAATCTgagtaaatatatttgtttttagtaATTAAATGCTAGTTGTTTATTGAatttattaacttaatatatactGTTTGACTACAACGTATTGTTGTCTTCAATACAGGGACATAACAGAAGATTACTCGAAGGAAATTGTGAGGCTAGGGAAGGTCTTGCTAAAGGTATTCTCGACAAATCTAGGACTACAAGAAAATTACCTTCAAGATGCATTTGGTGGTGATGACATCGGGGCATGCTTGAGAGTGAACTTTTATCCAAAATGCCCACAACCCGACTTGACCCTAGGACTATCATCTCATTCGGACCCGGGTGGGATGACCTTCCTACTCCCAGACGAGGATGTTAGCGGGCTCCAGGTCCGAAAAGCTGGTGAGTGGATCACAGTGAAACCGGCCCGACATGCAATTGTTGTCAACATCGGAGATCAAATCCAGGTATTATTCTTTTTTCTCTGTTTTGTCCC includes the following:
- the LOC122610626 gene encoding jasmonate-induced oxygenase 2-like, whose product is MMSCPSTWPEPIVRVQLLSEAGYPVIPNRYVKPISERPSFDTKSNNLNIPIIDLFGLINGDRASQKVIMDQISLACREWGFFQVVNHGIDPELVDGAREVWRKFFHQPMDVKQKYANSPKTYEGYGSRLGLQKGAILDWSDYYFLHYLPSNLKDHNKWPSQPSYIRDITEDYSKEIVRLGKVLLKVFSTNLGLQENYLQDAFGGDDIGACLRVNFYPKCPQPDLTLGLSSHSDPGGMTFLLPDEDVSGLQVRKAGEWITVKPARHAIVVNIGDQIQVLTNATYKSVEHRVIVNPDKERVSLAYFFNPKSDLLIKPATELVTLTTPALYQPMTFDEYRLFIRTKGPQGKSQVESLKSPR